Proteins encoded together in one Lathyrus oleraceus cultivar Zhongwan6 chromosome 5, CAAS_Psat_ZW6_1.0, whole genome shotgun sequence window:
- the LOC127078865 gene encoding uncharacterized protein LOC127078865, producing the protein MFCGYNEALETQISLLAHTPLGPFPEKHAYVITITSEIYIENPKESDNEEGSGEKRVEIENDPFTPPETEVVKEVEKEALCVVPPPYKSPIPFSRRSVEVKIDPKSERYEELSENIDTNAPLFEILNKKRKFEDRESREIVSIKRGKLDFEVVDEKIESKPKKLAFRIEPVPPP; encoded by the coding sequence ATGTTTTGTGGCTACAACGAGGCATTGGAGACTCAGATCTCCCTGCTTGCACATACACCTCTAGGACCATTCCCGGAGAAACATGCATATGTTATAACAATCACCAGTGAAATATATATCGAAAATCCTAAGGAGAGTGATAATGAGGAGGGTTCAGGTGAGAAAAGAGTAGAGATTGAGAATGATCCATTTACACCGCCCGAAACGGAAGTTGTCAAAGAGGTAGAGAAAGAAGCACTATGTGTTGTTCCTCCTCCCTATAAATCTCCAATTCCTTTTTCGCGAAGGTCTGTGGAAGTTAAGATAGACCCAAAATCCGAAAGGTATGAGGAGTTATCGGAAAATATTGACACCAATGCACCTTTATTTGAGATTCTGAATAAGAAGAGAAAATTCGAAGACCGTGAAAGTAGGGAAATCGTTAGTATTAAAAGGGGCAAGTTAGACTTTGAGGTGGTGGATGAAAAAATTGAATCCAAACCTAAAAAGCTAGCTTTCAGGATAGAGCCAGTACCACCACCATAA